Proteins from one Telopea speciosissima isolate NSW1024214 ecotype Mountain lineage chromosome 1, Tspe_v1, whole genome shotgun sequence genomic window:
- the LOC122651301 gene encoding protein MAIN-LIKE 1-like — MPRGVVAEAAAPLAPFATSSSKRGKPSSFSSEVSGKLKAEWYLGSILVDIALHKCCTIWDQALKKELYSPGYKTYCHTNDIFSWYLCLHPAVRERVDLTGLGRTAQVVSPKLDTLVVHALADQWWPSTHTFHLPAREVTIIPLDFFMIIGIPFSRRPIFVNPSLETRSLKDIGNLLGFTLTSRVILLSTLKKEWDSSVIDDNSPRELLDQAARTSYDWGGSGYAHFLRMLDRVTFGTPGLTNCAYVLWCYEVLGIHAPGLPNESAPYIPRVTHWRKAGCSLIDELQVRLQLNDLAVNWYPGHRLIPGEYGLPPSHGCSVSSHPSHAAGADLPIA, encoded by the exons ATGCCACGTGGGGTCGTAGCTGAGGCCGCAGCACCGCTGGCT CCATTTGCCACGTCTTCATCTAAACGGGGCAAGCCATCATCCTTTTCTTCCGAGGTATCCGGCAAGTTGAAGGCAGAGTGGTACCTGGGCAGTATTCTGGTGGACATCGCACTCCACAAGTGTTGCACCATCTGGGATCAGGCTCTCAAGAAG GAGCTTTACTCCCCTGGTTACAAGACGTACTGTCATACCAATGACATCTTCTCATGGTACTTGTGCCTTCATCCTGCCGTGAGGGAGAGGGTGGACTTGACTGGCTTGGGTCGCACTGCTCAAGTCGTTTCACCCAAGCTGGATACTCTCGTAGTTCATGCTTTGGCGGACCAATGGTGGCCATCAACTCACACATTTCACCTGCCTGCTAGGGAGGTAACCATCATCCCTCTGGACTTCTTCATGATTATAGGGATCCCCTTCTCTAGGAGACCTATTTTCGTGAATCCTTCCCTTGAGACAAGATCCCTTAAGGATATTGGGAATCTCCTGGGTTTCACACTGACTTCTCGTGTCATTCTCTTGTCCACCCTAAAGAAGGAGTGGGACAGCAGTGTGATTGATGACAACTCCCCTAGGGAGTTATTGGACCAGGCTGCTAGGA CATCCTATGACTGGGGTGGGTCTGGCTATGCTCATTTTTTGAGGATGTTAGATCGTGTTACTTTCGGCACCCCTGGCTTGACCAATTGCGCCTACGTTCTTTGG TGCTATGAGGTTTTAGGGATCCATGCCCCTGGTCTCCCTAACGAGTCGGCTCCTTACATCCCCCGAGTGACTCATTGGAGGAAGGCCGGGTGTTCTCTCATCGATGAGCTGCAAGTACGTCTTCAGCTCAATGACTTGGCAGTTAACTGG taCCCAGGTCATCGCCTGATTCCTGGCGAGTACGGATTACCTCCCTCACATGGTTGCAGTGTGAGCTCTCACCCTTCCCATGCTGCTGGTGCTGACTTGCCTATCGCGTAG